The uncultured Sunxiuqinia sp. genome has a segment encoding these proteins:
- a CDS encoding monomeric [FeFe] hydrogenase, with product MAYINNVMIIRHELMARLVKLFKKNELSSKIDEMPVELYPKSREARGRCCIYKERAITRYKMLPLLGFEVPEGDIDSYRLNNYAEKALSREKLSNNILTVVDEACTSCVQANYVVTNLCRGCVASPCVMNCPKNAIRFTPTGQTEIKVDECVNCGLCQKACPYHAIVYIPIPCEEACPVSAISKNENGIEQIDEDKCIYCGKCITACPFGAIFELSAIVDVLKAIEQKQQVIAMVAPAIMAQYQEAPGQVLAAIQEIGFSEVVEVARGAEKTARHEAEELKEKLEQNESFMTTSCCPSYVETVRKHVPGLEPHVSHTPSPMAYTAEELREKYPEAKLVFVGPCVAKRKEARDLGSVDFVLSFEELDAIMEGMEIQPDKMDAANLDSYTLESRGFAQSGGVLKAVLAEKQVADFSYEQIDGIDKKAVKQLRLMAKGKNNSQFYEVMACEGGCINGPGANVKSAKAKKYFIQSLKTMS from the coding sequence ATGGCGTATATAAACAATGTAATGATCATTCGGCACGAATTGATGGCGAGGCTGGTAAAGTTGTTTAAAAAGAATGAGTTAAGTTCCAAAATCGATGAGATGCCGGTGGAGCTATATCCGAAAAGCAGGGAAGCCCGTGGGCGTTGTTGTATTTATAAAGAACGTGCAATTACCCGCTATAAAATGCTACCGCTTTTGGGCTTTGAGGTTCCGGAGGGAGATATCGACTCATACCGACTAAATAACTACGCAGAGAAAGCGTTGTCGCGTGAAAAACTGTCAAATAATATTTTAACGGTGGTTGATGAAGCCTGTACCTCTTGCGTTCAGGCAAATTACGTGGTTACCAATTTGTGCCGTGGTTGTGTGGCAAGCCCATGCGTAATGAATTGCCCAAAGAATGCGATTCGCTTTACTCCAACAGGTCAAACGGAGATTAAGGTAGATGAATGCGTAAACTGTGGCCTTTGTCAAAAGGCATGTCCATACCACGCCATTGTTTATATTCCTATTCCTTGCGAAGAGGCCTGCCCGGTTAGTGCCATCAGTAAAAATGAAAATGGTATTGAGCAGATTGACGAGGACAAGTGTATCTATTGTGGAAAGTGTATTACAGCTTGCCCTTTTGGTGCCATTTTCGAATTGTCGGCCATTGTTGATGTTTTGAAGGCGATTGAGCAAAAGCAACAGGTCATTGCCATGGTTGCTCCGGCTATTATGGCTCAGTATCAGGAAGCACCGGGGCAGGTATTGGCTGCTATTCAGGAAATTGGTTTTAGCGAAGTGGTTGAAGTAGCGCGTGGAGCCGAAAAGACGGCTCGTCATGAGGCGGAGGAATTGAAAGAAAAACTGGAGCAAAATGAATCGTTTATGACCACCTCTTGCTGTCCTTCCTATGTTGAGACAGTTCGCAAACACGTTCCTGGATTGGAACCTCATGTGTCGCACACGCCATCTCCAATGGCTTATACCGCTGAAGAGTTGCGCGAGAAATATCCGGAAGCAAAACTGGTTTTTGTAGGGCCCTGTGTAGCTAAACGCAAGGAGGCTCGTGATTTGGGCTCGGTGGATTTTGTGTTGAGTTTTGAGGAGTTGGATGCTATCATGGAAGGTATGGAAATTCAGCCCGACAAAATGGACGCTGCCAATTTGGATAGTTACACGCTTGAATCTCGTGGTTTCGCACAGAGTGGGGGAGTTCTGAAAGCTGTTTTAGCCGAAAAGCAAGTGGCAGACTTTTCGTATGAGCAGATTGATGGCATTGACAAAAAGGCTGTCAAACAACTTCGATTGATGGCGAAAGGGAAAAACAATTCTCAGTTTTACGAAGTAATGGCTTGTGAGGGAGGTTGTATCAATGGTCCCGGAGCCAATGTGAAATCAGCAAAGGCCAAGAAATACTTTATTCAGTCACTAAAAACGATGTCTTAA
- a CDS encoding pyridoxal phosphate-dependent aminotransferase codes for MTKNKKIYIPSSLLSKNYSELTVFHKGLSNSKSIRIKNIKLLQKSLFLFKIVNRIFADLAKLFYNMPTTSIRGNKMPDSPIRKLVPLSDKAKELGRKVYHLNIGQPDLETPQRALDAIRNIDRKILEYSPSEGILTLRQKLANYYHKFSIYVDVEDIIITTGGSEAVTFAFMSCLDPGDEIIVPEPAYANYEAFAIVAGAEIKSVPAKIEEGFAMPPIEEFEKLITPKTKGIMICNPNNPTGYLYTQQEMNKIRDLVKKYDLYLFSDEVYREFCYTGAPYISAFHLEGIEQNVILIDSVSKRYSECGLRIGALITKNAAVRKNVMKFCQARLSPPLVGQIAAEASLEYTDDYLMDSYNEYVSRRKFLIDGLNRIDGVYSPIPMGAFYTVAQLPVDDADKFCAWLLSDFEYENQTIFMAPASGFYTTPGQGKDQVRIAYVLNKADLGKALKVLEEALKVYPGSKVKK; via the coding sequence ATGACAAAAAACAAGAAAATATACATTCCTTCTTCCTTGCTTTCAAAAAATTACAGCGAATTAACAGTCTTTCATAAGGGGCTATCAAATTCGAAGTCGATTCGAATAAAAAACATCAAATTACTGCAAAAAAGTTTGTTTTTATTTAAGATTGTTAATCGTATCTTTGCCGACTTAGCGAAACTATTTTACAACATGCCAACAACATCAATACGAGGAAATAAAATGCCTGATTCACCCATCAGAAAGCTTGTTCCGCTTTCTGATAAGGCCAAAGAACTTGGACGCAAGGTGTATCATTTAAATATTGGTCAGCCCGATCTGGAAACTCCCCAAAGAGCACTGGACGCCATTCGGAATATTGATCGAAAAATTCTGGAGTACAGTCCCAGCGAGGGAATTTTAACATTAAGGCAAAAGTTGGCAAATTACTATCACAAGTTCAGCATCTATGTTGATGTGGAGGATATTATTATCACAACTGGCGGAAGCGAAGCAGTTACTTTTGCCTTCATGTCTTGCCTTGATCCCGGTGATGAAATCATTGTTCCAGAACCAGCCTATGCTAATTACGAAGCATTTGCAATTGTTGCCGGTGCAGAAATTAAATCTGTTCCGGCGAAAATTGAAGAAGGTTTCGCAATGCCTCCGATTGAAGAATTTGAAAAGCTGATCACTCCGAAAACTAAGGGGATTATGATCTGCAATCCCAACAATCCGACCGGCTACTTATATACCCAGCAGGAAATGAACAAGATTCGTGATTTAGTGAAAAAGTACGACTTGTATTTATTTTCGGATGAAGTTTATCGTGAATTTTGCTACACCGGTGCCCCTTACATTTCCGCATTTCACTTGGAAGGCATTGAGCAAAATGTCATTTTGATTGACTCCGTATCTAAACGATACAGTGAGTGCGGCTTGCGAATTGGAGCATTGATTACTAAAAACGCAGCCGTTCGAAAAAATGTGATGAAATTTTGCCAGGCTCGTTTGAGTCCGCCATTAGTCGGTCAGATTGCTGCTGAAGCCTCTTTGGAATATACGGATGATTATCTGATGGACTCCTACAATGAGTATGTTAGCCGTAGAAAATTTTTAATTGACGGATTGAACCGGATTGACGGCGTATATTCGCCCATTCCGATGGGGGCTTTTTATACCGTCGCTCAACTTCCAGTTGATGATGCCGATAAATTTTGTGCCTGGCTTCTCAGTGATTTTGAGTATGAAAATCAAACCATTTTTATGGCTCCGGCCTCTGGATTTTATACCACTCCGGGGCAAGGGAAAGATCAGGTAAGGATTGCCTACGTGCTTAACAAAGCCGATTTGGGCAAAGCGTTAAAAGTACTGGAAGAAGCACTAAAAGTATATCCTGGCAGCAAAGTCAAAAAATAA
- the ald gene encoding alanine dehydrogenase — MIVGVPKEIKNNENRVALTPAGTAEMVKNGHEVYVQALAGMGSGFTDEDYMFAGAKLLPTIEEVYAVAEMIIKVKEPIEPEYKLIRKGQILYTYFHFASSEALTQAMIEREAVCLAYETVELDDRSLPLLIPMSEVAGRMSVQEGAKYLEKTYGGYGVLLGGVPGVTPAKVLIIGGGIVGTEAAKMAAGLGADVTIMDVSLKRLRYLDDIMPANVKTMMSNEFNIREMVQSHILIIGAVLIPGTKAPKLITRDMLPTMRPGTVMVDVAVDQGGCFETTTPTTHDNPNFVIDDVIHYCVANMPGAVPRTSTLALTNATLPNAIELANKGWKLACKENGPLRKGLNVVEGKVVYKGVSDAFDLPFVAVDSVL, encoded by the coding sequence ATGATAGTTGGAGTACCTAAAGAGATTAAGAATAACGAGAATAGAGTCGCGCTCACTCCTGCCGGAACCGCTGAAATGGTGAAAAACGGGCATGAAGTATATGTTCAGGCTTTGGCTGGTATGGGCAGTGGTTTTACTGATGAAGATTATATGTTTGCAGGAGCTAAACTACTTCCAACCATTGAAGAAGTTTATGCAGTGGCTGAAATGATTATCAAGGTGAAAGAACCTATTGAACCAGAGTATAAGCTGATTCGAAAAGGGCAGATTCTTTATACCTATTTCCATTTTGCATCTTCGGAAGCCTTGACACAGGCCATGATTGAGCGTGAAGCAGTATGTTTGGCATACGAAACCGTAGAGTTGGATGATCGCTCGCTGCCTTTGTTGATCCCCATGTCGGAAGTGGCCGGTCGCATGTCGGTACAGGAAGGGGCCAAGTATTTAGAGAAAACCTATGGAGGATATGGCGTTCTGCTTGGCGGAGTTCCCGGGGTTACCCCAGCTAAAGTACTGATTATTGGCGGAGGGATTGTTGGTACCGAAGCGGCCAAGATGGCAGCCGGTTTGGGCGCTGATGTGACCATTATGGATGTTAGCTTAAAACGTCTTCGTTACCTGGATGATATTATGCCGGCGAATGTGAAAACCATGATGAGTAACGAATTTAATATTCGCGAAATGGTACAGTCACACATTTTAATAATTGGAGCGGTTTTAATTCCTGGAACAAAAGCACCAAAATTAATAACCCGCGACATGCTGCCAACAATGCGTCCCGGGACTGTGATGGTTGATGTAGCTGTTGATCAGGGGGGCTGTTTCGAAACGACAACGCCAACAACGCACGACAATCCAAACTTTGTGATTGATGATGTGATTCATTACTGCGTGGCAAATATGCCGGGAGCTGTGCCGCGCACATCAACTCTTGCGTTGACTAATGCAACCCTGCCAAATGCTATTGAGCTGGCCAATAAAGGATGGAAACTCGCGTGTAAAGAAAACGGTCCGTTGCGCAAAGGACTGAACGTTGTGGAAGGTAAAGTGGTTTACAAAGGTGTTTCCGATGCTTTCGACTTGCCTTTTGTGGCCGTTGATTCTGTTTTGTAA
- the leuS gene encoding leucine--tRNA ligase, whose translation MEYKFGEIEPKWQAYWEENKTFKTPNDLTKPKYYILDMFPYPSGAGLHVGHPEGYTATDIISRYKRMKGFNVLHPMGWDAFGLPAEQYAIQTGTHPAVTTQKNCDNFRRQIKTLGLSYDWDREINTTDPKYFKWTQWIFTKLYNTWFDYEQGKGRPIGELPIPEEVKDEGDAAVKEYIGKKRLAYYDNAQVWWCENCKTVCANEEVLTDGSHEKCGNKVIRKNLKQWLLRIPHYAQRLLEGLDDLDWPEGVKDMQKNWIGKSIGAEVDFAVEGLAESLRVYTTRPDTLFGATYMVVSPEHSMLDALVVDEKKEEVKKYSQAASLKSDLDRTELAKEKTGVFTGRYAINPVTGMQVPIWVADYVLMGYGTGAIMAVPAHDTRDFEFAEKFDIPITCILDPKEADEETREKVLAGKACWTEDGAYVNSSSDRTGLDINGLSKKDGIAKVTSWLEEKGIGSATTNFKLRDWLFSRQRYWGEPFPVIHWEDGEVTVVEDDLPVTLPDMEKFEPGDGGESPLANAGDWLTVVDKNGRKGRRETNTMPQWAGSCWYFLRYIDPKNDEQIFDPKLENYWMPVDLYIGGAEHAVLHLLYSRFWHKVLFDLGVVSTDEPFKKLFNQGMILAFAYETQTGAKVTSDLVEEKDGQYFHTQTGEELRQIVAKMSKSLKNVINPDDVVEKYGADALRLYEMFMGPLDDTKPWAENGVKGVFGFLSRAHRFFANPDHIVDGEEDKEVLKLLQQTIIKVGDDIENLKFNTGISALMVFNNLAIKKGKVTKATAETFATILAPYAPHLAEELWSMYGNEKTLAYEPWPVADESLLVEDSHEYPVSFNGKMRFKIELPLDMPRNEVEKSVLEHELAQKWLDGKTPKKVIYVTKKIINIVI comes from the coding sequence ATGGAATACAAATTCGGGGAAATTGAGCCAAAATGGCAAGCCTACTGGGAGGAAAATAAAACCTTCAAAACTCCAAACGATCTTACAAAACCTAAATATTATATTCTCGACATGTTTCCCTATCCATCAGGAGCAGGATTGCATGTGGGGCACCCTGAGGGCTATACAGCCACTGATATTATCAGTCGTTATAAGCGGATGAAGGGATTCAATGTGCTGCATCCGATGGGATGGGATGCTTTTGGATTACCGGCTGAACAGTATGCCATTCAAACAGGCACACACCCGGCAGTTACAACGCAGAAAAACTGTGATAATTTCCGTCGACAGATTAAAACACTGGGTTTGAGTTATGATTGGGATCGTGAGATTAATACAACTGACCCCAAATACTTTAAATGGACACAGTGGATTTTTACAAAACTGTATAATACCTGGTTTGATTACGAGCAAGGAAAAGGTCGCCCAATCGGTGAATTGCCAATTCCTGAAGAAGTGAAGGATGAAGGAGATGCTGCCGTAAAAGAATATATCGGTAAAAAGCGTTTGGCATATTACGACAACGCTCAGGTTTGGTGGTGCGAAAACTGTAAAACGGTTTGTGCCAACGAGGAAGTTTTAACTGATGGTTCGCATGAGAAATGTGGAAACAAAGTGATTCGCAAAAACCTGAAACAATGGTTGCTTCGTATTCCGCACTATGCACAGCGTTTACTTGAAGGGCTGGATGATTTAGATTGGCCTGAAGGTGTAAAAGACATGCAGAAAAACTGGATCGGTAAATCCATCGGAGCAGAGGTTGATTTTGCTGTTGAGGGATTGGCAGAAAGCTTACGTGTTTATACGACTCGTCCGGATACGTTATTTGGAGCAACATACATGGTGGTTTCTCCGGAGCATTCGATGTTGGATGCGTTGGTTGTTGATGAGAAAAAAGAAGAAGTTAAAAAATATTCACAGGCCGCTTCGTTAAAATCGGACTTAGACCGAACGGAATTGGCTAAAGAAAAAACGGGCGTGTTTACCGGACGCTATGCAATTAATCCGGTAACCGGAATGCAAGTGCCGATTTGGGTGGCCGACTATGTATTGATGGGCTATGGAACAGGAGCTATTATGGCAGTTCCGGCACACGATACACGCGACTTTGAATTTGCAGAGAAATTTGACATACCGATCACCTGTATTCTTGATCCGAAAGAAGCAGACGAAGAGACGCGAGAAAAAGTATTAGCAGGAAAAGCTTGCTGGACTGAAGATGGGGCTTACGTTAATTCATCGAGCGATAGAACGGGGCTTGATATTAATGGACTGAGCAAAAAGGATGGTATTGCAAAAGTAACCAGCTGGCTTGAAGAGAAAGGCATTGGAAGTGCTACGACCAATTTCAAACTGCGCGATTGGCTATTTAGTCGTCAGCGTTATTGGGGTGAGCCATTCCCTGTTATTCACTGGGAAGATGGTGAGGTAACCGTTGTGGAAGATGACCTGCCGGTAACTTTGCCCGACATGGAAAAATTTGAACCCGGAGATGGCGGTGAATCACCGTTGGCAAATGCCGGAGACTGGCTAACCGTGGTGGATAAAAATGGCCGGAAAGGTCGACGCGAAACCAACACCATGCCTCAATGGGCAGGTTCATGCTGGTATTTCCTACGCTATATCGATCCGAAAAACGACGAACAGATTTTTGATCCCAAACTGGAAAACTACTGGATGCCTGTTGACTTGTACATTGGAGGTGCCGAACACGCCGTACTTCATTTGTTGTATTCTCGTTTTTGGCACAAAGTACTGTTCGATTTGGGGGTGGTTTCAACTGATGAGCCTTTCAAAAAACTGTTTAACCAGGGAATGATTCTGGCTTTTGCATACGAAACACAAACCGGAGCTAAAGTTACCTCCGACTTGGTGGAAGAAAAAGACGGCCAGTATTTTCATACTCAAACCGGCGAAGAATTACGTCAGATTGTAGCTAAAATGTCCAAGTCGTTGAAAAATGTGATTAATCCGGATGATGTGGTTGAAAAATATGGAGCAGATGCTCTTCGACTATACGAAATGTTTATGGGGCCATTGGATGACACCAAACCGTGGGCTGAAAACGGAGTAAAAGGGGTGTTTGGATTTCTAAGTCGTGCGCACCGTTTCTTCGCAAATCCTGATCATATTGTGGATGGAGAGGAAGACAAGGAAGTCCTGAAGTTATTGCAGCAAACCATTATAAAGGTGGGCGACGATATTGAGAACCTTAAATTCAATACCGGTATTTCTGCATTGATGGTTTTCAACAATCTGGCCATTAAAAAAGGCAAAGTGACCAAAGCAACAGCGGAAACTTTTGCAACTATTTTGGCGCCATACGCCCCGCACCTGGCCGAAGAGCTTTGGAGTATGTATGGCAACGAAAAAACACTGGCATACGAGCCATGGCCTGTTGCCGACGAAAGTCTGTTGGTGGAAGATAGCCACGAGTATCCGGTTTCATTCAATGGTAAAATGCGTTTTAAAATCGAATTACCACTGGATATGCCTCGAAACGAGGTTGAAAAATCAGTGTTGGAGCATGAGCTGGCTCAGAAATGGTTGGACGGGAAAACTCCTAAAAAAGTAATTTACGTTACTAAAAAGATTATTAATATTGTTATCTGA
- a CDS encoding O-methyltransferase, whose amino-acid sequence MEIDLKLDKYILAHIDEEDPVLTELERDTFLNVLQPRMLSGHLQGTILKMLSQLLHPKQILEIGTFTGYSAICLAKGLAEGGQLHTIEINDELESMALRYFQKAGLATKIIQHIGDAETVIPSLNEQFDLVFIDGNKREYSSYFDLVIDKVPSGGLIIADNILWSGKVTEQPDPNDEQTIAILEFNQKVKNDPRVSQTIIPLRDGLTLIRKS is encoded by the coding sequence ATGGAAATCGATCTGAAATTGGACAAATATATTCTGGCTCATATTGATGAGGAAGATCCGGTACTAACCGAATTGGAACGCGACACCTTCTTGAATGTACTCCAACCACGTATGCTCTCCGGACATTTGCAAGGCACTATTCTGAAAATGCTTAGCCAGTTGCTTCATCCTAAACAAATATTGGAAATTGGTACTTTTACCGGCTACTCCGCTATTTGCCTGGCAAAAGGATTAGCTGAGGGTGGGCAACTACATACTATCGAAATCAATGATGAGTTGGAAAGCATGGCTTTAAGGTACTTTCAAAAAGCCGGGCTGGCGACTAAAATCATCCAACATATTGGCGATGCTGAAACCGTGATCCCATCACTTAACGAACAATTTGATTTGGTATTTATTGATGGTAATAAACGGGAATATTCCAGCTATTTTGATTTAGTAATCGATAAAGTACCGTCGGGAGGACTGATCATCGCCGATAATATTTTGTGGAGTGGAAAAGTTACGGAACAACCAGATCCCAATGATGAACAAACGATTGCCATTCTTGAATTCAATCAAAAAGTAAAGAATGATCCACGGGTTAGCCAAACTATCATCCCATTGCGAGATGGCTTAACGCTGATTCGGAAGAGCTAA